Proteins found in one Pseudorca crassidens isolate mPseCra1 unplaced genomic scaffold, mPseCra1.hap1 Scaffold_228, whole genome shotgun sequence genomic segment:
- the LOC137218145 gene encoding melanoma-associated antigen 8-like — protein MSELRQPEADLEAPVPAQGPVEAPLLGAAGEEAASPSSSASPGAPSFSAYAEPLSREALVALMADLVGFLLLKFRTGEPTSEAEMLSTVVREHRDHFPVVLRLVCECLQLLFGVDVKVVDPRQRTYFLVPTLGLTWDAVLSDWQRTPEAGLPLLVLTMVTLFGDRVPEEEVWGKLDTLGFCGGRELLTEVWVQTGYLKYRQVPHSDPARYEFLWGPRAYAEASECQVLQHLLRSNSMAPRFFPSVSAGSVSDEEEGA, from the coding sequence ATGAGTGAGCTCCGCCAGCCTGAGGCCGACCTTGAGGCCCCAGTCCCGGCCCAGGGTCCTGTGGAGGCGCCGCTGCTGGGGGCTGCGGGGGAGGAGGCCGCATCCCCCTCGTCCTCCGCCTCCCCTGGCGCCCCCTCCTTCTCCGCCTATGCCGAGCCCTTGTCCCGCGAGGCACTTGTTGCGCTGATGGCTGACCTGGTGGGGTTCCTGCTCCTCAAGTTTCGTACCGGGGAGCCGACCTCCGAGGCGGAGATGCTGAGTACGGTCGTCCGGGAGCATCGGGACCACTTCCCCGTGGTCCTCCGCCTCGTTTGCGAGTGCCTGCAGCTGCTGTTTGGCGTGGACGTGAAGGTGGTGGACCCCCGCCAGCGCACCTACTTCCTGGTCCCCACCCTGGGCCTCACCTGGGATGCAGTGCTGAGCGACTGGCAGCGCACGCCCGAGGCCGGTCTCCCTTTGCTGGTCCTGACCATGGTCACCCTGTTCGGTGACCGCGTCCCTGAGGAGGAGGTGTGGGGAAAGCTAGACACCCTGGGGTTTTGTGGCGGGAGGGAGCTGCTCACCGAAGTGTGGGTGCAGACGGGCTACCTGAAGTACCGGCAGGTGCCCCACAGCGACCCTGCCCGCTACGAGTTCCTGTGGGGTCCCCGGGCCTACGCGGAGGCCAGCGAGTGTCAGGTCCTGCAGCATCTGCTCAGGAGCAATAGCATGGCTCCCAGGTTCTTCCCATCCGTGTCTGCAGGGAGTGTGAGCGATGAGGAAGAGGGAGCCTGA